A genomic region of Barnesiella viscericola DSM 18177 contains the following coding sequences:
- the rpsJ gene encoding 30S ribosomal protein S10, translated as MSQKIRIKLKSYDHNLVDKSAEKIVKTVKATGAVVSGPIPLPTHKRIFTVNRSTFVNKKSREQFELSSFKRLIDIYSSTAKTVDALMKLELPSGVDVEIKV; from the coding sequence ATGAGCCAAAAAATCAGAATTAAATTGAAGTCTTACGACCACAACTTGGTTGACAAGTCGGCCGAGAAAATCGTAAAGACGGTGAAAGCTACGGGAGCAGTAGTGAGCGGGCCTATACCTCTACCTACTCACAAACGTATCTTCACGGTAAACCGCTCGACTTTCGTAAACAAAAAATCGAGAGAGCAATTCGAGTTGTCTTCGTTCAAGCGTCTTATCGACATTTACAGCTCTACGGCCAAGACGGTAGACGCCCTGATGAAGTTGGAATTGCCCAGCGGAGTAGATGTAGAAATTAAAGTGTGA
- the rplC gene encoding 50S ribosomal protein L3 translates to MPGLLGKKIGMTSVFSAEGKNVPCTVIEVGPCVVTQIKTVEKDGYEAVQVGFIDKKDKHTTKPEAGHFKKAGVTPKRHLAEFKFDTEYKLGDTIAVDLFEGADYVDVIGVSKGKGFQGVVKRHGFGGVGQTTHGQHNRLRAPGSIGACSYPARVFKGTRMAGQMGNSRVTVQNLQVLKVIPEHNLLLIKGSVPGSKGSIVIIEK, encoded by the coding sequence ATGCCAGGATTATTAGGAAAAAAAATCGGAATGACATCCGTTTTCAGTGCCGAGGGTAAAAATGTACCATGCACTGTTATCGAAGTTGGTCCTTGCGTAGTTACGCAAATCAAAACCGTTGAAAAAGATGGTTACGAGGCAGTACAGGTAGGTTTCATCGACAAGAAAGATAAACATACCACCAAGCCCGAAGCCGGACATTTCAAGAAAGCAGGCGTAACGCCCAAGAGACACTTGGCCGAGTTCAAATTCGATACCGAATACAAATTGGGCGACACCATCGCCGTTGATTTGTTTGAAGGTGCGGATTACGTAGATGTAATCGGCGTATCAAAAGGTAAAGGTTTCCAAGGCGTCGTAAAGCGTCACGGCTTCGGCGGTGTGGGACAAACCACACACGGTCAGCATAACCGCTTGCGTGCCCCCGGTTCTATCGGTGCATGTTCATACCCTGCCCGCGTGTTCAAAGGCACCCGTATGGCCGGCCAGATGGGTAACAGCCGCGTAACCGTGCAAAACCTCCAAGTGTTAAAAGTAATACCCGAGCACAATCTTTTGCTCATCAAAGGATCGGTACCGGGGAGTAAAGGTTCAATCGTAATAATTGAGAAATAA